From Pseudomonadota bacterium:
CGGCGACGCCGAACACGCGTACATCGTCGGCTGCATGGCCGTGGATCCCAACGACCCGATAACAGGCCATTCGATCACGGACGACGAGATGGGTGCCATGGCCGAGGAGATTTGCCAGATCGAGTACGCGTGTCCCACGACAGACCCTGCGAACCCGCGTCAAGGCATCGCGAGCCCGGGTTGCATGAACGAGGAGCTTCAGGTCGACACCGGTCTGGACTGGGACGGCGAGCACCATGGCCTCCAGATCGAGCTCAAGGGCAACTACCAGCTGGACAGGATGGCCGGCTTGCCGCGCATGTACACCGTGGTGCCGAAGGGCATGGAGATTCCTGGGATGGCGATTCGGGTCGATGGCGAGATCCGTCGGGTGTTCGACGGCTCGAAGCTCTACGAGGAAGTCGGCTCGTCGGGACTAGTGACCCTGCATAGGTTCGATGGCATGCCGGACCCAAACGGTATCATACAGGTCGTCGACGACCCTATCGCTACGACCTCCTGGGTGGGCTACAACTTCTTCGTGCAGTTCCCGACCGCAGGACACTGGATGGCCGGCTCGATCAGCGCGCCGTGCAGGGAGATCGACCTCAACGGTCCTTGATGTGGTGGCCGAGACTCCCCTGTCCACGTGGGGCTAGTAATTCGTGGCCGAGGGATCGTGAACAACCAGGCCGACAGGTCAACGCAGGCCTCGAAGAGGGGTCAGCGTGACGCGCATCGAGACGTTTGCCGCGAGCCGCCGACGAGGTTGGCGGCCGCGCGCTGGCTTGTTGGGCTGGTGTTGGCCCTTGGTGCGTCCGCATGCGGCGGCAGCCCGCCGCCGGAGCAACAAGCGCCTCGCACGACCTATGCGGTCCGCAAGACCGTGTCCAAGGGCTATTCGGAAGCCATGCGCGTGTTCCGGAGGGGAGACTGCACGCGGTTTCTGAAGAGAATGAAGGCTCAGGGGGCGGCCTGGGCGGTGGATCCGTGCGTGGTGACGCTCGTCAACGTCGCGAGCGCAAAGTGCGTTGCGAAGCTCGGCGACGCGGGCACGGCGATCGCCCTACTTCGCGCACAGGCCGAGCTTGGCTTGACCGCCGATGGCTATGCCGAGCTGGCAAGGCTCGAGCGCGGGGTCCCGCTGAGCGCCCCGTGTGGGATTGCCTTCCCCAACACCAAGCGGCTCGCGCCGCTGCTTCGCGTGCGGCCCAGGTACCCAGCGCAAGCTGCCAAGCATCGGATCGAGGGCTGGGTCGATCTGTCGTTTACGGTCACACCCGACGGTGAGGTCAGCGATATCGTGGTGGTCGATTCCAGACCGGCTCGCGTGTTCGACAGCAGCGCTGCCCGGGCGCTGAGACGGTGGCGCTATAAGCCTCTCGTCTATCGAGACAAGCCCGTTGCGCAGGTTTGCGAACAGGTTCGACTCGACTTCCGTATGCAAGACGCGGGCCAAGAAACTGGCTAGAAGCGAGCATGTACGCTCGCCATGGCGCCGCCGCGCACGGGCATCAGCGCGAAGGCAGGCGTGCGATCGCTTTCGGATGGGCTCCAGCTTCGAGGTCGACGAGCACCCACTGGCCACGCTGGCTTGCGGCATGGGCGGGATAGTGCGCGATCAGCGACTCCAACAGCCGTGTCGCTTCGGTCTTGCGGCCAGCGCCGAGAGCTCGGAAAGCGTCGTGGTACAGGTTCCAACCCGGGTCGGATCGGCTCTGTCGGCTCCAACCCGGGTCGGATCGGCTGTCAACCGCCGCAGCGCACACGGCCGAACGCAACGCTGACACGCTCCGGCACGCTGCCTGCCCTGCGCCTGCTACCTGCGCCACTCGAGGCCAACACCGGCGACGAATCCCTCGATCCACACCCGGTCGACGATCCCGTGAGGGCTGGAGAACACGCTCGTGTGCGACAGTCTTGCCCAGCCCGCGCTGAACAGCGCCAGCAGCGGAGCGTTGCCGCCAGCGGCGACGGGAGTCCGGTAGCCGAGCTCCGCCAGCTGTTGGCCGGCCACCGACGAGCCCGCGCGCACAAGCAAGCAGTGGCTTGACCACAGCGGCACCAGGCCCAGCAGATCGAACGAGGCCAAACCGAGCCTGCGGCGATGCACCACCAAGCCGCTGCGTGCCACCAGGTGCAGCGAGTCCTTGGCTCCGATGCGGGCCAGCGCAGGCAGCACAAGCCCCCAACCCTTGGGTTGCCCGAATTGCGGCTCGTTCACTGTTTGCGCTCCTGCGCCCAAGGCGAACTCTGTCGAGGCCGTGTCGTAGCCGATCAACAGCGAGGCTGCGACGGCTCGCGTGGATCCCATGCTCGAGGAGGCGAACCCGAGGGGCTCGAGCACAGCCGATACGTGCAGCGGGGAAGCGGCTCGGAAGCCCAACTCGAATTCGGCGAGCAGCCCGGGCACCCGTATGCCTCCC
This genomic window contains:
- a CDS encoding energy transducer TonB, with translation MNNQADRSTQASKRGQRDAHRDVCREPPTRLAAARWLVGLVLALGASACGGSPPPEQQAPRTTYAVRKTVSKGYSEAMRVFRRGDCTRFLKRMKAQGAAWAVDPCVVTLVNVASAKCVAKLGDAGTAIALLRAQAELGLTADGYAELARLERGVPLSAPCGIAFPNTKRLAPLLRVRPRYPAQAAKHRIEGWVDLSFTVTPDGEVSDIVVVDSRPARVFDSSAARALRRWRYKPLVYRDKPVAQVCEQVRLDFRMQDAGQETG